Proteins found in one Oncorhynchus gorbuscha isolate QuinsamMale2020 ecotype Even-year linkage group LG15, OgorEven_v1.0, whole genome shotgun sequence genomic segment:
- the acsbg2 gene encoding long-chain-fatty-acid--CoA ligase ACSBG2 isoform X1 translates to MHLIVCEPAAMSTVVVMDPARDASNLQSSCGTGDSIASLDEVTMDSTANESSEEESAGEREAETGANTELTNNPTDIPTEWPTHTQTVNAQRPDSLSLAVAKPDLWTSSGDGEVKLRMGESGFASEPPLTVDQMFKTAVERFGSYTALGWKEGEQTKTINYQEYYQACRTAAKSFLKLGLERYHGVGILGFNSAEWFISDIAAILAGGFAVGIYTTNSPDACQYVAENCKANIIVVENHKQLQKILQVQDKLPHLKAIIQYKDALKEKRPNLYTWTEFMELGRDEPDTKLDDIITIQKPNQCCTLIYTSGTTGQPKGVMLSHDNLTWTAFAVGRYVRLAEATKSQEIVVSYLPLSHIAAQMVDIWVTMKVGGATYFAQPDALKGSLVNTMREVRPTAFMGVPRVWEKMQEKMKSVGAKSSTVRRKVAVWAKGVGLQTNLSKMNQNGAMARTPINYRLAKKLVFKKVRKALGLDRCTKCYTGAAPITKDTLEFFLSLDIPVYELYGMSESTGPHTISLPDAFRLTSVGKLIPGCETKINNPDEEGNGEICFWGRHVFMGYLNQADKTEDALDTEGWLHSGDLGKHDDNGFLFITGRIKELIITAGGENIPPVPIEDAVKEAVPLVSNAMLIGDKRKFLAMLLTIKCQVNGDTGAPEDELMPEAVELCRKLGSNAMRVSEIAGGRDPVIHAAIQEGINRVNEKATSNAQRIQKWTILNQDFSIPGGELGPTMKLKRPVVMKMYKEQVENFYKEVVTPSTPDNSMPPK, encoded by the exons ATGCACT tGATTGTGTGTGAACCCGCTGCCATGTCCACAGTCGTGGTAATGGACCCCGCCAGGGACGCCAGCAACCTGCAGTCATCCTGTGGCACCGGGGACAGCATTGCTTCACTGGATGAAGTCACTATGGATTCCACAGCCAA TGAGTCATCAGAGGAGGAGTCAGCCGGTGAGAGGGAAGCGGAGACTGGGGCCAACACTGAGCTCACCAACAATCCCACAGACATCCCCACTGaatggcccacacacacacagacag tgaATGCCCAGCGGCCAGACTCTCTGTCCCTGGCGGTGGCTAAGCCAGACTTGTGGACATCGAGCGGGGACGGAGAGGTGAAGCTGAGGATGGGGGAGTCAGGCTTTGCCTCTGAGCCCCCACTCACCGTAGACCAGATGTTTAAGACCGCTGTGGAGAGGTTTGGCAGCTACACTGCCCTGGGCTGGAAGGAGGGAGAGCAGACCAAGACCATCAACTACCAGGAGTACTACCAGGCCTGTCGCACCGCTGCCAAGAGCTTCCTCAAG CTTGGCTTGGAGCGCTACCATGGGGTTGGCATTCTGGGCTTTAACTCTGCTGAGTGGTTCATTTCTGACATTGCTGCCATTTTGGCTGG TGGGTTTGCAGTGGGCATCTACACCACGAACTCCCCAGATGCATGCCAGTATGTAGCAGAGAACTGCAAGGCCAACATCATTGTGGTGGAGAATCACAAGCAGCTGCAGAAGATCCTACAG GTTCAAGACAAGCTGCCACACTTGAAAGCCATTATCCAGTACAAAGATGCACTTAAAGAGAAGAGACCAAACCTCTACACG TGGACTGAGTTTATGGAGCTGGGCCGTGATGAGCCCGACACAAAGCTGGATGACATCATCACTATCCAGAAGCCCAACCAGTGCTGCACACTGATCTACACTTCAGGTACCACAGGCCAGCCCAAAGGAGTGATGCTCAGCCACGACAAT CTGACATGGACAGCGTTCGCAGTAGGCCGCTATGTCCGGCTGGCAGAAGCCACCAAGTCTCAGGAGATTGTGGTCAGCTACCTGCCCCTCAGCCACATCGCTGCTCAGATGGTGGACATCTGGGTCACCATGAAGGTCGGAGGGGCAACATACTTCGCCCAGCCAGACGCACTGAAG GGCTCCCTGGTTAACACAATGAGAGAGGTGCGTCCCACAGCCTTCATGGGCGTACCACGTGTCTGGGAGAAGATGCAGGAGAAGATGAAGTCCGTCGGGGCCAAGTCGTCCACCGTGCGCAGAAAGGTGGCGGTCTGGGCCAAAGGAGTGGGTCTGCAGACCAACCTCAGCAAGATGAACCA GAATGGAGCTATGGCGAGGACGCCCATAAACTACCGCTTGGCCAAGAAGCTGGTGTTCAAGAAGGTCCGTAAGGCTCTGGGTCTGGACCGCTGCACCAAGTGTTACACAGGTGCCGCCCCCATCACCAAGGATACCCTGGAGTTCTTCCTCAGCCTGGACATCCCAGTGTACGAGCTGTACGGAATGAGTGAGAGCACTGGACCTCACACCATCTCTCTGCCCGACGCATTCCGCCTCACCAG CGTTGGGAAGTTGATCCCTGGTTGTGAGACTAAGATTAACAATCCTGACGAGGAGGGCAACGGGGAGATCTGCTTCTGGGGACGCCACGTCTTCATGGGCTACCTAAACCAGGCCGACAAGACCGAGGACGCCCTGGACACTGAGGGCTGGCTGCATTCTGGAGACCTGGGCAAACACGACGACAACggcttcctcttcatcactggaCGCATCAAAG AGCTGATCATCACAGCGGGTGGAGAGAACATCCCTCCAGTGCCCATTGAAGATGCTGTGAAGGAGGCCGTGCCGCTGGTTAGCAACGCCATGCTCATTGGAGACAAGAGGAAGTTCCTCGCCATGCTGCTCACCATTAAG TGCCAGGTGAACGGAGACACTGGTGCTCCTGAAGATGAGCTGATGCCCGAGGCCGTAGAGCTGTGCCGGAAGCTGGGCAGCAACGCCATGCGGGTCTCAGAGATCGCCGGTGGGCGTGACCCGGTCATCCATGCCGCTATCCAGGAGGGTATCAACCGCGTGAACGAGAAGGCCACCTCCAACGCCCAGCGCATCCAGAAGTGGACCATCCTAAACCAGGACTTCTCCATCCCTGGGGGAGAGCTGG gccccACTATGAAGCTGAAGAGGCCGGTGGTCATGAAGATGTACAAAGAGCAAGTAGAGAATTTCTACAAGGAGGTGGTGACCCCAAGCACCCCTGATAACTCCATGCCCCCCAAATAG
- the acsbg2 gene encoding long-chain-fatty-acid--CoA ligase ACSBG2 isoform X2: protein MSTVVVMDPARDASNLQSSCGTGDSIASLDEVTMDSTANESSEEESAGEREAETGANTELTNNPTDIPTEWPTHTQTVNAQRPDSLSLAVAKPDLWTSSGDGEVKLRMGESGFASEPPLTVDQMFKTAVERFGSYTALGWKEGEQTKTINYQEYYQACRTAAKSFLKLGLERYHGVGILGFNSAEWFISDIAAILAGGFAVGIYTTNSPDACQYVAENCKANIIVVENHKQLQKILQVQDKLPHLKAIIQYKDALKEKRPNLYTWTEFMELGRDEPDTKLDDIITIQKPNQCCTLIYTSGTTGQPKGVMLSHDNLTWTAFAVGRYVRLAEATKSQEIVVSYLPLSHIAAQMVDIWVTMKVGGATYFAQPDALKGSLVNTMREVRPTAFMGVPRVWEKMQEKMKSVGAKSSTVRRKVAVWAKGVGLQTNLSKMNQNGAMARTPINYRLAKKLVFKKVRKALGLDRCTKCYTGAAPITKDTLEFFLSLDIPVYELYGMSESTGPHTISLPDAFRLTSVGKLIPGCETKINNPDEEGNGEICFWGRHVFMGYLNQADKTEDALDTEGWLHSGDLGKHDDNGFLFITGRIKELIITAGGENIPPVPIEDAVKEAVPLVSNAMLIGDKRKFLAMLLTIKCQVNGDTGAPEDELMPEAVELCRKLGSNAMRVSEIAGGRDPVIHAAIQEGINRVNEKATSNAQRIQKWTILNQDFSIPGGELGPTMKLKRPVVMKMYKEQVENFYKEVVTPSTPDNSMPPK, encoded by the exons ATGTCCACAGTCGTGGTAATGGACCCCGCCAGGGACGCCAGCAACCTGCAGTCATCCTGTGGCACCGGGGACAGCATTGCTTCACTGGATGAAGTCACTATGGATTCCACAGCCAA TGAGTCATCAGAGGAGGAGTCAGCCGGTGAGAGGGAAGCGGAGACTGGGGCCAACACTGAGCTCACCAACAATCCCACAGACATCCCCACTGaatggcccacacacacacagacag tgaATGCCCAGCGGCCAGACTCTCTGTCCCTGGCGGTGGCTAAGCCAGACTTGTGGACATCGAGCGGGGACGGAGAGGTGAAGCTGAGGATGGGGGAGTCAGGCTTTGCCTCTGAGCCCCCACTCACCGTAGACCAGATGTTTAAGACCGCTGTGGAGAGGTTTGGCAGCTACACTGCCCTGGGCTGGAAGGAGGGAGAGCAGACCAAGACCATCAACTACCAGGAGTACTACCAGGCCTGTCGCACCGCTGCCAAGAGCTTCCTCAAG CTTGGCTTGGAGCGCTACCATGGGGTTGGCATTCTGGGCTTTAACTCTGCTGAGTGGTTCATTTCTGACATTGCTGCCATTTTGGCTGG TGGGTTTGCAGTGGGCATCTACACCACGAACTCCCCAGATGCATGCCAGTATGTAGCAGAGAACTGCAAGGCCAACATCATTGTGGTGGAGAATCACAAGCAGCTGCAGAAGATCCTACAG GTTCAAGACAAGCTGCCACACTTGAAAGCCATTATCCAGTACAAAGATGCACTTAAAGAGAAGAGACCAAACCTCTACACG TGGACTGAGTTTATGGAGCTGGGCCGTGATGAGCCCGACACAAAGCTGGATGACATCATCACTATCCAGAAGCCCAACCAGTGCTGCACACTGATCTACACTTCAGGTACCACAGGCCAGCCCAAAGGAGTGATGCTCAGCCACGACAAT CTGACATGGACAGCGTTCGCAGTAGGCCGCTATGTCCGGCTGGCAGAAGCCACCAAGTCTCAGGAGATTGTGGTCAGCTACCTGCCCCTCAGCCACATCGCTGCTCAGATGGTGGACATCTGGGTCACCATGAAGGTCGGAGGGGCAACATACTTCGCCCAGCCAGACGCACTGAAG GGCTCCCTGGTTAACACAATGAGAGAGGTGCGTCCCACAGCCTTCATGGGCGTACCACGTGTCTGGGAGAAGATGCAGGAGAAGATGAAGTCCGTCGGGGCCAAGTCGTCCACCGTGCGCAGAAAGGTGGCGGTCTGGGCCAAAGGAGTGGGTCTGCAGACCAACCTCAGCAAGATGAACCA GAATGGAGCTATGGCGAGGACGCCCATAAACTACCGCTTGGCCAAGAAGCTGGTGTTCAAGAAGGTCCGTAAGGCTCTGGGTCTGGACCGCTGCACCAAGTGTTACACAGGTGCCGCCCCCATCACCAAGGATACCCTGGAGTTCTTCCTCAGCCTGGACATCCCAGTGTACGAGCTGTACGGAATGAGTGAGAGCACTGGACCTCACACCATCTCTCTGCCCGACGCATTCCGCCTCACCAG CGTTGGGAAGTTGATCCCTGGTTGTGAGACTAAGATTAACAATCCTGACGAGGAGGGCAACGGGGAGATCTGCTTCTGGGGACGCCACGTCTTCATGGGCTACCTAAACCAGGCCGACAAGACCGAGGACGCCCTGGACACTGAGGGCTGGCTGCATTCTGGAGACCTGGGCAAACACGACGACAACggcttcctcttcatcactggaCGCATCAAAG AGCTGATCATCACAGCGGGTGGAGAGAACATCCCTCCAGTGCCCATTGAAGATGCTGTGAAGGAGGCCGTGCCGCTGGTTAGCAACGCCATGCTCATTGGAGACAAGAGGAAGTTCCTCGCCATGCTGCTCACCATTAAG TGCCAGGTGAACGGAGACACTGGTGCTCCTGAAGATGAGCTGATGCCCGAGGCCGTAGAGCTGTGCCGGAAGCTGGGCAGCAACGCCATGCGGGTCTCAGAGATCGCCGGTGGGCGTGACCCGGTCATCCATGCCGCTATCCAGGAGGGTATCAACCGCGTGAACGAGAAGGCCACCTCCAACGCCCAGCGCATCCAGAAGTGGACCATCCTAAACCAGGACTTCTCCATCCCTGGGGGAGAGCTGG gccccACTATGAAGCTGAAGAGGCCGGTGGTCATGAAGATGTACAAAGAGCAAGTAGAGAATTTCTACAAGGAGGTGGTGACCCCAAGCACCCCTGATAACTCCATGCCCCCCAAATAG